One Oharaeibacter diazotrophicus DNA segment encodes these proteins:
- the sufC gene encoding Fe-S cluster assembly ATPase SufC, translating to MLEIRNLHARIGDREILRGIDLTVKPGEVHAIMGPNGSGKSTLSYILAGKDDYEVTEGDILLDGESILEMEPNERATAGLFLAFQYPIEIPGVASMTFLRAALNAKRKANGEAEISTPDFMRVVKEAAGRLNISSEMLKRPVNVGFSGGEKKRNEALQMALLQPKIAILDETDSGLDIDALKVVAEAVNALRSPDRAFVVITHYQRLLDHIVPDIVHVLSAGRIVRTGGPELAHELEKNGYAAYVQDAA from the coding sequence ATGCTCGAAATCCGTAACCTGCACGCCCGCATCGGCGACCGCGAGATCCTGCGCGGCATCGACCTCACCGTGAAGCCCGGCGAGGTGCACGCCATCATGGGGCCGAACGGCTCCGGCAAGTCGACGCTGTCCTACATCCTCGCCGGCAAGGACGACTACGAGGTCACCGAGGGCGACATCCTGCTCGACGGCGAGTCGATCCTCGAGATGGAGCCGAACGAGCGCGCCACCGCCGGCCTGTTCCTCGCCTTCCAGTATCCGATCGAGATCCCCGGTGTCGCCTCGATGACCTTCCTGCGCGCGGCCCTCAACGCCAAGCGCAAGGCCAACGGCGAGGCCGAGATCTCGACGCCGGACTTCATGCGCGTGGTCAAGGAGGCCGCCGGCCGGCTGAACATCTCGTCCGAGATGCTGAAGCGCCCGGTCAACGTCGGCTTCTCCGGCGGCGAGAAGAAGCGCAACGAGGCGCTGCAGATGGCGCTGCTCCAGCCGAAGATCGCCATCCTCGACGAGACCGATTCCGGCCTCGACATCGACGCGCTCAAGGTGGTGGCCGAGGCCGTCAACGCGCTCCGCTCGCCCGACCGTGCCTTCGTGGTGATCACCCACTACCAGCGCCTGCTCGACCACATCGTGCCGGACATCGTGCACGTGCTCTCGGCCGGCCGCATCGTGCGCACCGGCGGCCCGGAACTCGCCCACGAGCTCGAGAAGAACGGCTACGCGGCCTATGTCCAGGACGCGGCGTGA
- a CDS encoding nucleotidyltransferase domain-containing protein translates to MEAAPATDHVNHGIYGSEEEALQGLIDHLVAAADPEAIWLFGSRAQRNHRPDSDFDLLVVAKPGAPWGSDDYEFIYRATSGTRIGCDVVPVGHDDFEEAATLHTTLVSIVVDEGRKIYEARS, encoded by the coding sequence ATGGAAGCGGCCCCCGCGACCGACCACGTCAACCACGGGATCTACGGCTCGGAGGAGGAGGCGCTCCAGGGCCTGATCGATCATCTGGTGGCGGCGGCGGATCCGGAAGCCATCTGGCTGTTCGGAAGCAGAGCGCAACGCAATCACCGCCCGGACAGCGACTTCGACCTTCTCGTCGTCGCCAAGCCGGGCGCGCCCTGGGGCAGCGACGACTACGAATTCATCTACAGGGCGACGAGCGGGACGCGCATCGGATGCGACGTCGTGCCCGTCGGCCACGATGACTTCGAAGAGGCGGCGACACTTCACACGACGTTGGTCTCGATCGTCGTGGACGAGGGTCGGAAGATCTACGAGGCGCGCTCGTGA
- the rimO gene encoding 30S ribosomal protein S12 methylthiotransferase RimO gives MTDTSPAATTGDDARSPKISFVSLGCPKALVDSERIVTHLRSEGYEIARRHDGADVVIINTCGFLDSAKAESLQAIGTAMKENGRVIVTGCMGAEPEQIRESFPNVLAITGPQAYESVMAAVHEAVPPKHDPFVDLVPPQGVKLTPRHYAYLKISEGCNNRCTFCIIPKLRGDLVSRPVVDVLREAERLVKAGVRELLVISQDTSAYGVDLKYQSGMWKDREVRAKFLDLSEALGEFGVWVRMHYVYPYPHVDDVIPLMADGRILPYLDIPFQHAAPSVLKAMRRPAHQEKTLERIRKWREICPDLAIRSTFIVGFPGETDADFEELLAFMTEAKLERVGCFKYEPVDGATANDLGLPAVPDDVKERRWHRFMAHQQAISAKLLQRRVGKRIQVLVDDSAGTAAKGRSQWDAPEIDGAVHLTSRRPIRAGEFVTVKIDRADAYDLHGTVA, from the coding sequence ATGACCGACACCTCCCCCGCCGCGACCACCGGCGACGATGCCCGTTCCCCCAAGATCTCCTTCGTCAGCCTCGGCTGCCCGAAGGCGCTGGTCGACAGCGAGCGGATCGTGACGCACCTGCGCTCGGAGGGCTACGAGATCGCCCGCCGGCACGACGGCGCCGACGTCGTCATCATCAACACCTGCGGCTTCCTCGACAGCGCCAAGGCCGAGAGCCTGCAGGCGATCGGCACGGCGATGAAGGAGAACGGCCGCGTCATCGTCACCGGCTGCATGGGCGCCGAGCCCGAGCAGATCCGCGAGAGCTTCCCGAACGTGCTCGCCATCACCGGGCCGCAGGCCTACGAGAGCGTGATGGCGGCCGTGCACGAGGCGGTGCCGCCGAAGCACGACCCCTTCGTCGACCTCGTGCCGCCGCAAGGCGTCAAGCTGACGCCGCGCCACTACGCCTATCTCAAGATTTCAGAGGGCTGCAACAATCGCTGCACCTTCTGCATCATCCCCAAGCTGCGCGGCGACCTCGTCTCGCGACCGGTGGTCGACGTACTGCGCGAGGCCGAGCGGCTGGTAAAGGCCGGCGTACGGGAACTCCTGGTGATCAGCCAGGACACTTCGGCCTACGGCGTCGACCTCAAGTACCAGTCCGGCATGTGGAAGGACCGCGAGGTCCGCGCCAAGTTCCTCGACCTGTCCGAGGCGCTCGGCGAATTCGGGGTGTGGGTGCGCATGCACTACGTCTACCCCTACCCGCACGTCGACGACGTCATCCCGCTGATGGCCGACGGACGGATCCTGCCCTACCTCGACATCCCGTTCCAGCACGCCGCGCCGTCGGTGCTGAAGGCGATGCGCCGGCCGGCGCACCAGGAGAAGACGCTGGAACGGATCCGCAAGTGGCGCGAGATCTGTCCCGACCTCGCGATCCGCTCGACCTTCATCGTCGGCTTCCCCGGCGAGACCGACGCGGACTTCGAGGAACTGCTCGCCTTCATGACCGAGGCGAAGCTGGAACGGGTCGGCTGCTTCAAGTACGAGCCGGTCGACGGCGCCACCGCCAACGACCTCGGTCTTCCGGCGGTGCCGGACGACGTCAAGGAACGCCGCTGGCACCGCTTCATGGCGCACCAGCAGGCGATCTCGGCCAAGCTGCTGCAGCGCCGCGTCGGCAAGCGCATCCAGGTTCTGGTCGACGACAGCGCCGGCACCGCCGCCAAGGGCCGCTCGCAGTGGGACGCCCCGGAGATCGACGGCGCCGTGCACCTGACCTCGCGCCGCCCGATCCGCGCCGGCGAGTTCGTCACCGTCAAGATCGACCGCGCCGACGCCTACGACCTCCACGGCACCGTGGCCTGA
- the sufD gene encoding Fe-S cluster assembly protein SufD: MVSPTPLRTPAEDALLKRFPAEKDALPGAPAIAAAREAAWAGFAAAGLPHRRVEDWKYTDLRANLRSIAPAAGPADLGRVRALAEAVPGDGARRIVVANGRVVAELSDLADLPAGVTVSPLADALAAGDGAVLDLLPEAADNAAVRLNTAFATDGVVIRVADGVVLDRPFEIAHVVAGAAAVATAVRNVVVVGAGAKATVIETVEATAAAAHQTNVVTALVVGDDAHVDHIRLQIEPVEALSLTTVSATIGARATLHTFNAALGGAVARAQVYARFAGKGATGGFRGITMLSGRRHGDTTLVVTHDAEACESRELYKAVIDDEARSVFQGRINVPAHAQKTDARMMTASLLLSEGAEANAKPELEIFADDVQCGHGATCGALDDDLLFYLLARGIPRVEAEKMLILAFLGEAIDEIENEAVHDALIHRVEAWLERRTQGA; this comes from the coding sequence ATGGTCAGCCCCACCCCCCTGCGCACCCCGGCCGAGGACGCGCTCCTGAAGCGCTTCCCCGCCGAGAAGGACGCGCTGCCCGGCGCTCCGGCGATCGCCGCCGCCCGCGAGGCCGCGTGGGCCGGCTTCGCCGCCGCCGGCCTGCCGCACCGCCGCGTCGAGGACTGGAAGTACACGGACCTGCGCGCCAACCTGCGCTCGATCGCCCCGGCCGCCGGCCCGGCCGACCTCGGCCGCGTCCGCGCGCTCGCGGAGGCGGTGCCGGGCGACGGCGCCCGCCGGATCGTGGTCGCCAACGGGCGCGTGGTCGCCGAGCTCTCCGATCTCGCCGACCTGCCGGCCGGCGTCACGGTCTCCCCGCTCGCCGACGCGCTCGCCGCCGGCGACGGTGCCGTGCTCGACCTGCTGCCCGAGGCGGCCGACAACGCCGCCGTCCGCCTCAACACCGCCTTCGCCACCGACGGCGTGGTGATCCGCGTCGCGGACGGCGTGGTGCTCGACCGCCCGTTCGAGATCGCGCACGTGGTCGCCGGCGCGGCCGCCGTCGCCACCGCGGTGCGCAACGTGGTCGTGGTCGGCGCCGGCGCGAAGGCGACGGTGATCGAGACGGTGGAGGCGACCGCCGCCGCCGCGCACCAGACCAACGTGGTGACGGCGCTCGTCGTCGGCGACGACGCCCACGTCGACCACATCCGCCTGCAGATCGAGCCGGTGGAGGCGCTGAGCCTCACCACCGTGTCGGCGACGATCGGCGCGCGGGCGACGCTGCACACGTTCAACGCCGCGCTCGGCGGCGCCGTGGCGCGCGCGCAGGTCTACGCCCGCTTCGCCGGCAAGGGCGCCACCGGCGGCTTCCGCGGCATCACCATGCTGTCCGGCCGCCGCCACGGCGACACCACGCTCGTCGTCACCCACGACGCCGAGGCCTGCGAGAGCCGCGAGCTCTACAAGGCGGTGATCGACGACGAGGCGCGCTCGGTGTTCCAGGGCCGCATCAACGTGCCGGCGCACGCCCAGAAGACCGACGCCCGGATGATGACCGCCTCGCTGCTCCTCTCCGAGGGCGCCGAGGCGAACGCCAAGCCCGAGCTCGAGATCTTCGCGGACGACGTCCAGTGCGGCCACGGCGCCACCTGCGGCGCGCTCGACGACGACCTGCTCTTCTACCTCCTCGCCCGCGGCATCCCGCGCGTCGAGGCGGAGAAGATGCTGATCCTCGCCTTCCTCGGCGAGGCGATCGACGAGATCGAGAACGAGGCCGTCCACGACGCCCTGATCCACCGGGTCGAGGCGTGGCTGGAACGGCGCACGCAGGGCGCCTGA
- a CDS encoding cysteine desulfurase: MNGETPHSYDVEAVRRDFPILSRTVYGKPLVYLDNGASAQKPRAVIERITRAYEEEYANVHRGLHFLSNAATEAYEEAREIVRRFINAPSVDEVIFTRSSTEAINLVAASWGGANLEEGDEVVLSILEHHSNIVPWNFHREKKGVVIKWAPILEDGTFDLEAFEALIGPRTKLVAITHMSNVTGTIVPIADVVRIAHSRGVKVMVDGSQGAVHLPVDVRALGCDFYVFTGHKVYGPTGIGVLWARRELLEAMPPWQGGGEMILEVTEDFVTYNEPPHRFEAGTPPIVQAIGLGAALAYMESLGREAILAHEEDLRDYAMARLSEMNSIRIFGTTREKGAIVAFEMKGAHAHDVATIIDRSGVAVRAGTHCAMPLLSRFGVTSTCRASFALYNTRAEVDALVAALRKAETMFR, encoded by the coding sequence ATGAACGGCGAGACCCCCCATTCCTACGACGTCGAAGCCGTCCGGCGCGACTTTCCGATCCTGTCGCGGACGGTCTACGGCAAGCCGCTGGTCTATCTCGACAACGGCGCCTCGGCACAGAAGCCGCGGGCGGTGATCGAGCGGATCACCCGGGCCTACGAGGAGGAATACGCCAACGTCCACCGCGGGCTCCACTTCCTCTCGAACGCGGCGACGGAAGCCTATGAGGAAGCGCGCGAAATCGTCCGGCGCTTCATCAACGCACCGTCGGTCGACGAGGTGATCTTCACCCGCTCGTCGACCGAGGCGATCAACCTCGTGGCAGCGTCCTGGGGCGGGGCGAACCTCGAGGAGGGCGACGAGGTGGTGCTCTCGATCCTCGAGCACCATTCCAACATCGTGCCGTGGAACTTCCACCGCGAGAAGAAGGGCGTGGTGATCAAGTGGGCGCCGATCCTCGAGGACGGCACCTTCGACCTCGAGGCCTTCGAGGCGCTGATCGGCCCGCGCACCAAGCTGGTCGCCATCACCCACATGTCGAACGTCACCGGCACGATCGTGCCGATCGCCGACGTGGTGCGGATCGCCCATTCGCGCGGCGTCAAGGTGATGGTGGACGGCAGCCAGGGCGCCGTGCACCTGCCGGTCGACGTCCGGGCGCTCGGCTGCGACTTCTACGTCTTCACCGGCCACAAGGTCTACGGCCCCACCGGCATCGGCGTGTTGTGGGCGCGGCGCGAACTGCTCGAGGCGATGCCGCCGTGGCAGGGCGGCGGCGAGATGATCCTCGAGGTCACCGAGGACTTCGTGACCTACAACGAGCCGCCGCACCGCTTCGAGGCGGGCACGCCGCCGATCGTGCAGGCGATCGGGCTCGGCGCGGCGCTCGCCTACATGGAGAGCCTCGGCCGCGAGGCCATCCTCGCCCACGAGGAGGACCTGCGCGACTACGCCATGGCCCGGCTTTCGGAGATGAACTCCATCCGCATCTTCGGCACCACGCGGGAGAAGGGCGCCATCGTCGCCTTCGAGATGAAGGGCGCGCACGCTCACGATGTCGCGACCATCATCGACCGCTCTGGCGTCGCGGTGCGCGCGGGCACACATTGTGCGATGCCGTTGCTGTCGCGCTTCGGCGTGACGTCCACCTGCCGCGCGTCCTTCGCGCTCTACAACACGAGGGCCGAGGTCGACGCGCTGGTGGCGGCGCTGCGCAAGGCCGAGACCATGTTCCGATGA
- a CDS encoding EamA family transporter, which yields MSAAVLLAVIVAAALHATWNAILKAAADKSFGSVLVAATASVIAAVLLPFLPQPAPESWPFIAASCLCQTAYFTLLAFAYRLGDMSQTYPLMRGTAPLIVALASGPLVGEALALGEWIGLATISAGVIGLSLIGRMNASGRATVFALLNALVIAAYTLIDGLGVRRSGAPIAYTLWVVLIPAFPLVAWALWRRGGAFVGYARRNLGLGFVGGFSTMTSYGLALWAMTHAPVAVVAALRETSIIFATAISAFVLKERIGAGKLAVTAAIAMGAIVLRLA from the coding sequence ATGTCCGCTGCCGTCCTCCTCGCCGTCATCGTCGCCGCCGCGCTCCACGCCACCTGGAACGCCATCCTCAAGGCGGCCGCCGACAAGTCGTTCGGCTCGGTGCTGGTGGCGGCGACGGCGTCGGTGATCGCGGCCGTGCTGCTGCCGTTCCTGCCGCAGCCGGCGCCGGAGAGCTGGCCGTTCATCGCCGCTTCCTGCCTCTGCCAGACCGCCTATTTCACGCTGCTCGCCTTCGCCTACCGCCTCGGCGACATGAGCCAGACCTACCCGCTGATGCGCGGCACCGCGCCGCTGATCGTGGCGCTGGCGTCGGGACCGCTGGTCGGCGAGGCGCTGGCGCTCGGCGAATGGATCGGCCTCGCCACCATTTCCGCCGGGGTGATCGGCCTGTCGCTGATCGGGCGGATGAACGCCTCCGGCCGCGCCACCGTGTTCGCGCTCCTCAACGCGCTCGTCATCGCCGCCTATACCCTGATCGACGGCCTCGGCGTGCGCCGGTCCGGCGCGCCGATCGCCTACACGCTGTGGGTCGTGTTGATCCCGGCCTTTCCCTTGGTGGCCTGGGCGCTCTGGCGCCGTGGCGGCGCCTTCGTCGGCTATGCCCGCCGCAACCTCGGCCTCGGCTTCGTCGGCGGCTTCTCGACCATGACGTCCTACGGGCTGGCGCTGTGGGCGATGACCCACGCGCCGGTGGCCGTGGTGGCGGCGCTGCGCGAGACGTCGATCATCTTCGCCACCGCCATCTCCGCCTTCGTGCTCAAGGAACGGATCGGCGCCGGCAAGCTCGCCGTCACCGCGGCGATCGCCATGGGTGCCATCGTGTTGAGATTGGCGTGA
- a CDS encoding HEPN domain-containing protein: MTADSLRLKRIRSFVTLAGRELRAAELLAAELPAEATFQAQQSVEKLLRAVIEAEDKRAGTTHDIRQLADLIGSQHALRQSFLALEDLSSAATRYRYPSGSGGLAAPPTSDELRTTLAAIRSLTIDVIRFLETRQLISKG, translated from the coding sequence GTGACCGCCGACTCCCTTCGTCTGAAGCGCATCAGGTCGTTCGTGACCCTGGCCGGGCGGGAACTCAGGGCCGCCGAACTCCTGGCCGCGGAGTTGCCCGCCGAGGCGACGTTTCAGGCGCAGCAGTCGGTCGAGAAGCTGCTTCGTGCCGTCATCGAAGCCGAGGACAAGAGAGCCGGCACCACGCACGACATTCGTCAACTCGCCGATCTGATCGGCTCCCAGCACGCACTTCGTCAATCCTTCCTGGCGCTCGAAGATCTGAGTTCCGCGGCGACCCGCTACCGATACCCGTCGGGCTCGGGCGGTCTCGCGGCCCCTCCGACTTCCGACGAACTCCGGACCACGCTGGCCGCGATCAGGTCGCTCACGATCGACGTGATCCGCTTCCTCGAAACGCGCCAGCTCATCTCGAAAGGCTGA
- the sufA gene encoding Fe-S cluster assembly scaffold SufA, which yields MAIARRKLTVMSVTEAAAERVREIIENADEPVAGVRVGVKNGGCAGMSYTMDLAREAPAGDERIDEHGVTVFVEPKAVLFLLGTEMDFERTTLKTGFVFRNPNQVSACGCGESVSLKPADPEAIGA from the coding sequence ATGGCCATTGCCAGACGCAAGCTCACCGTGATGTCCGTCACCGAGGCGGCGGCGGAGCGGGTGCGCGAGATCATCGAGAACGCCGACGAACCCGTGGCGGGCGTCCGGGTCGGCGTCAAGAACGGCGGCTGCGCCGGGATGAGCTACACCATGGACCTCGCCCGCGAGGCGCCTGCGGGCGACGAGCGGATCGACGAGCACGGCGTCACCGTGTTCGTGGAGCCCAAGGCCGTGCTGTTCCTGCTCGGCACCGAGATGGACTTCGAGCGCACCACGCTGAAGACCGGCTTCGTCTTCCGCAATCCGAACCAGGTGAGTGCCTGCGGCTGCGGCGAGAGCGTGTCGCTGAAGCCGGCGGACCCCGAGGCGATCGGGGCCTGA
- the sufB gene encoding Fe-S cluster assembly protein SufB, which yields MPAVQETIEQVSALDVDKYKYGFTTEIESDLAPKGLDEGTVRFISAKKGEPEWLTEWRLEAFRRWQTMTEPTWARVDHPPIDFQDLHYYAAPKKTAGPKSLDEVDPELLRTYEKLGIPLREQELLAGVERPRVAVDAVFDSVSVVTTFKAELAKHGVIFCSLSEAVREHPELVRKYLGTVVPVTDNFYATLNSAVFSDGSFVYVPKGVRCPMELSTYFRINEKKTGQFERTLIIADEGAYVSYLEGCTAPSRDENQLHAAVVELVALDDAEIKYSTVQNWYPGDAEGKGGVYNFVTKRGDCRGRNSKISWTQVETGSAITWKYPSCILRGDNSRGEFYSIAISNGRQQVDSGTKMIHLGKNTTSKIISKGISAGRSSNTYRGLVQVGRKASGARNFTNCDSLLIGNKCGAHTVPYIESKNASAVVEHEATTSKISDDQLFYCLQRGLPPEEAIALIVNGFVKEVLQQLPMEFMVESQKLIGISLEGSVG from the coding sequence ATGCCTGCAGTCCAGGAAACCATCGAACAGGTGTCGGCGCTCGACGTCGACAAGTACAAGTACGGGTTCACCACGGAGATCGAGTCCGATCTCGCGCCCAAGGGCCTCGACGAGGGCACCGTCCGCTTCATCTCGGCCAAGAAGGGCGAGCCGGAGTGGCTGACCGAATGGCGCCTCGAGGCGTTCCGCCGCTGGCAGACGATGACCGAGCCGACCTGGGCGCGCGTCGACCATCCGCCGATCGACTTCCAGGACCTGCACTATTACGCCGCGCCGAAGAAGACCGCCGGGCCGAAGAGCCTCGACGAGGTCGACCCCGAGCTGCTGCGCACCTACGAGAAGCTCGGCATCCCGCTGCGCGAGCAGGAGCTCCTCGCCGGCGTCGAGCGGCCGCGCGTCGCGGTCGACGCGGTGTTCGACAGCGTCTCGGTCGTGACGACCTTCAAGGCGGAACTCGCCAAGCACGGCGTCATCTTCTGCTCGCTGTCGGAGGCGGTGCGCGAGCATCCCGAGCTGGTGCGCAAGTACCTCGGCACGGTGGTGCCCGTCACCGACAACTTCTACGCGACGCTGAACAGCGCCGTGTTCTCCGACGGCTCGTTCGTCTACGTGCCGAAGGGCGTGCGCTGCCCGATGGAGCTGTCGACCTACTTCCGCATCAACGAGAAGAAGACCGGCCAGTTCGAGCGTACCCTGATCATCGCGGACGAGGGCGCCTACGTCTCCTATCTCGAGGGCTGCACCGCCCCGAGCCGCGACGAGAACCAGCTGCACGCCGCCGTCGTTGAGTTGGTCGCGCTCGACGACGCCGAGATCAAGTACTCGACCGTCCAGAACTGGTACCCCGGCGACGCCGAGGGCAAGGGCGGCGTCTACAACTTCGTGACCAAGCGCGGCGACTGCCGCGGCCGCAACTCGAAGATCTCGTGGACGCAGGTCGAGACCGGCTCGGCGATCACCTGGAAGTACCCGAGCTGCATCCTGCGGGGCGACAATTCGCGCGGCGAGTTCTACTCGATCGCGATCTCGAACGGCCGCCAGCAGGTCGACAGCGGCACCAAGATGATCCACCTCGGCAAGAACACCACGTCGAAGATCATCTCCAAGGGCATCTCGGCGGGCCGGTCGAGCAACACCTACCGCGGCCTCGTCCAGGTCGGGCGCAAGGCCTCGGGAGCGCGCAACTTCACCAACTGCGACTCGCTTCTGATCGGCAACAAGTGCGGCGCGCACACGGTGCCCTACATCGAGAGCAAGAACGCCTCGGCGGTGGTGGAGCACGAGGCGACCACCTCGAAGATCTCCGACGACCAGCTGTTCTACTGCCTCCAGCGCGGCCTGCCGCCGGAGGAGGCGATCGCCCTGATCGTCAACGGCTTCGTCAAGGAGGTGCTCCAGCAGTTGCCGATGGAGTTCATGGTGGAGAGCCAGAAGCTCATCGGCATCAGCCTGGAAGGTTCGGTGGGGTGA
- a CDS encoding AbfB domain-containing protein, with amino-acid sequence MRSYDLVAAAAVLAGGISAAHADVAIPQTADPLLANLAIPADAPQKGMWSKVSDWPLIGLHLALMPSGVVMSYGTPLGNGVQDGRTFDIWTPEAGLGAGSHYTFPNAQQVDSFCSAATYLTTGAMLITGGNTPASGYSAMASTRFDAATLSATKLAADLSAPRWYGSMITLADGRALVVGGGKPYEVGAYGDPAAAERDGKVSTTPEVYTEGAGWKRLDGAKSSDAFGATNNRWWYPRLWVAPDGKVFGISSDRTWKLDPAGNGAISQVQTFKSGPSESTRPNIGPTSTAVMYAPGKILQVGGNGLANGYASSSSKAATVFDINGAQPVVTETAPMTNARQWANATVLPNGTVAVTGGTRYADTAGDNAVYDTEIWSPATGRWTLGAKSAVYRGYHSAVILLPNGALLSTGGGVPGPVNNFNAEIYYPPYLFRASGNGAVLATRPTITAMSGLSLAYGAAFTITSPEAASVTSGVLIGLSSTTHSFNSSQRLIPLSGSRNGTVLTTRAPASAAIAPPGYYLLHILNGSGVPSRGVIVSIGLANQAKPGTPATTVPTLPLDGAWRSLVPTNFPTYRVRHAGYLAGISAIGSTSSAVDKLDSAFAIRKGLGDAACYSFESRNFPGYFLRHQNYRLRLDRNPGAGDAGYAADATFCARRGMTGTDISLEAKNYPGYFLRHRNYEVWLDRFDGTPGFKADSTFSLAPAL; translated from the coding sequence ATGCGTTCATACGATCTGGTGGCCGCCGCCGCGGTGCTCGCCGGCGGCATTTCCGCCGCCCATGCCGACGTCGCGATCCCGCAGACGGCCGACCCGCTGCTCGCCAACCTCGCCATTCCCGCCGACGCCCCGCAGAAGGGGATGTGGTCGAAGGTGTCGGACTGGCCGCTGATCGGCCTGCACCTCGCGCTGATGCCGAGCGGCGTGGTGATGAGCTACGGCACCCCGCTCGGCAACGGCGTCCAGGACGGCCGCACCTTCGACATCTGGACGCCCGAGGCGGGCCTCGGCGCCGGATCGCACTACACTTTCCCGAACGCGCAGCAGGTCGACAGCTTCTGCAGCGCGGCGACCTATCTCACCACCGGCGCGATGCTGATCACCGGCGGCAACACGCCGGCGTCGGGCTATTCGGCGATGGCGAGCACCCGCTTCGACGCGGCGACGCTGTCGGCGACAAAGCTCGCCGCCGACCTCTCGGCGCCGCGCTGGTACGGCAGCATGATCACGCTCGCCGACGGCCGCGCCCTGGTGGTCGGTGGCGGCAAGCCCTACGAGGTCGGCGCCTACGGCGATCCCGCCGCCGCCGAGCGCGACGGCAAGGTCTCGACCACGCCCGAGGTCTACACCGAGGGCGCCGGCTGGAAGCGGCTCGACGGTGCCAAGAGCTCGGACGCCTTCGGCGCCACCAACAACAGGTGGTGGTATCCGCGCCTCTGGGTCGCGCCGGACGGCAAGGTGTTCGGCATCTCGAGCGACCGCACCTGGAAGCTCGATCCGGCCGGCAACGGCGCGATCTCGCAGGTGCAGACCTTCAAGTCCGGCCCGAGCGAGAGCACCCGGCCGAACATCGGTCCGACCTCGACCGCCGTGATGTACGCCCCCGGCAAGATCCTCCAGGTCGGCGGCAACGGCCTCGCCAACGGCTACGCCTCGTCGTCGTCGAAGGCGGCGACGGTGTTCGACATCAACGGCGCCCAGCCGGTCGTGACCGAGACCGCGCCGATGACCAACGCGCGCCAGTGGGCCAACGCCACCGTGCTGCCGAACGGCACCGTCGCGGTCACCGGCGGCACCCGCTATGCCGACACCGCCGGCGACAATGCCGTCTACGACACCGAAATCTGGTCGCCCGCGACCGGCCGCTGGACCCTCGGCGCCAAGTCGGCGGTCTACCGCGGCTACCACTCGGCGGTGATCCTGCTGCCGAACGGCGCGCTGCTCTCCACCGGCGGCGGCGTCCCCGGCCCGGTCAACAACTTCAACGCCGAAATCTACTATCCGCCCTACCTGTTCCGGGCGTCCGGCAACGGCGCAGTGCTGGCGACGCGGCCGACGATCACGGCGATGAGCGGGCTGTCGCTCGCCTATGGCGCGGCGTTCACCATCACCTCGCCCGAAGCCGCCAGCGTGACCTCCGGCGTGCTGATCGGCCTGTCGTCGACCACCCACAGCTTCAACAGCTCGCAGCGGCTGATCCCGCTGTCCGGCTCGCGCAACGGCACCGTGCTCACCACTCGGGCGCCGGCGTCGGCGGCGATCGCCCCGCCGGGCTACTACCTGCTCCACATCCTGAACGGTTCGGGCGTGCCGTCCCGCGGCGTGATCGTCTCGATCGGCCTCGCCAACCAGGCCAAGCCCGGCACCCCGGCGACCACCGTGCCGACCCTGCCGCTCGACGGCGCTTGGCGCTCGCTGGTGCCGACCAACTTCCCGACCTACCGCGTCCGCCACGCGGGCTATCTCGCCGGCATCTCGGCGATCGGCTCCACCTCGTCGGCGGTCGACAAGCTCGACTCCGCCTTCGCCATCCGCAAGGGCCTCGGCGACGCCGCCTGCTACTCCTTCGAGTCGCGCAACTTCCCGGGCTACTTCCTGCGTCACCAGAACTACCGTCTGCGCCTCGATCGCAATCCCGGTGCCGGTGACGCCGGCTATGCCGCCGACGCCACCTTCTGCGCCCGCCGCGGCATGACCGGCACGGACATCTCGCTCGAGGCGAAGAACTACCCGGGCTATTTCCTGCGCCACCGCAACTACGAGGTCTGGCTCGACCGCTTCGACGGCACCCCGGGCTTCAAGGCGGACTCGACCTTCTCGCTGGCGCCGGCCCTTTGA
- a CDS encoding SUF system Fe-S cluster assembly protein: MRSDMNEQATTAETTPNAAAVAGSAIPADELARVTDDIIQALKTVYDPEIPADIYELGLVYKIDIDDDRFVSIDMTLTAPGCPVAGEMPGWVENAVGAVAGITGVKVSMVFDPPWTPDRMSEEAQVALNWY; encoded by the coding sequence ATGAGGTCCGACATGAACGAGCAGGCGACGACGGCGGAGACGACGCCGAACGCCGCGGCGGTGGCCGGATCGGCCATCCCCGCGGACGAACTGGCCCGCGTCACCGACGACATCATCCAGGCCCTGAAGACGGTCTACGACCCGGAGATCCCGGCCGACATCTACGAACTCGGCCTCGTCTACAAGATCGACATCGACGACGACCGCTTCGTCTCGATCGACATGACGCTGACCGCCCCTGGCTGCCCGGTCGCCGGCGAGATGCCGGGCTGGGTCGAGAACGCCGTCGGCGCCGTCGCCGGCATCACCGGCGTCAAGGTCTCGATGGTGTTCGATCCGCCGTGGACGCCGGACCGGATGAGCGAAGAAGCGCAGGTGGCGTTGAATTGGTATTGA